The following are encoded together in the Leuconostoc mesenteroides subsp. mesenteroides ATCC 8293 genome:
- the argH gene encoding argininosuccinate lyase, producing the protein MSDKLWGGRFTAKAAEWVDEFGASIHFDQKMAAEDIEGSIAHAKMLGKQGIISPEESEKIVSGLKIINEELIAGKIEFDVKNEDIHMNIESLLTEKIGPVAGKLHTARSRNDQVATDFHLWVKHRLPHVLESLTELQEELLTLATTHAGTIMSGYTHLQHAQPITYGHYLLAYFEMFQRDYERFEFNQKHTDILPLGAAALAGTTFPIDREFVASELGFDSIYHNSLDAVSDRDFALEFLSNAAILMMHLSRMAEELILWSTYEFNYIELSDDFSTGSSIMPQKKNADFAELVRGKTGRSYGALMGLLTTMKSLPLAYNKDMQEDKEQVFDIMDTVLASVKVFTGMLSGLTVHKERMLATTQDDFSNATELADYLATKGVPFREAHAIVGQLVLTGIQSKTPLQKMSLSDLQAVAPQIEEDIYDKLQSETAVNRRTSLGGTAVENVKKEIVRNKKVLEAR; encoded by the coding sequence ATGAGTGATAAATTATGGGGTGGTCGTTTTACTGCTAAAGCTGCAGAATGGGTAGATGAATTTGGTGCTTCAATTCACTTTGATCAAAAAATGGCAGCTGAAGATATTGAAGGTTCGATAGCACATGCGAAAATGCTTGGCAAACAAGGCATTATCAGTCCGGAAGAATCAGAAAAAATCGTTTCTGGTTTGAAAATCATCAATGAAGAACTCATTGCTGGAAAAATTGAGTTTGACGTTAAAAACGAAGATATTCATATGAATATCGAATCATTATTGACCGAGAAAATAGGTCCGGTGGCAGGAAAATTGCACACTGCTCGTTCCCGTAATGACCAAGTAGCCACTGATTTTCATTTATGGGTCAAGCATCGTTTGCCCCACGTTCTAGAATCTCTAACTGAATTGCAAGAGGAGTTGTTAACTTTGGCGACAACTCATGCAGGAACCATCATGTCTGGGTATACGCATTTGCAACATGCGCAGCCAATAACTTATGGTCACTATCTTCTTGCTTACTTTGAAATGTTTCAACGTGACTATGAACGTTTCGAATTTAACCAAAAGCATACAGACATTTTGCCGTTAGGAGCAGCGGCATTAGCCGGGACAACTTTCCCGATTGACCGTGAATTTGTTGCTTCAGAACTGGGTTTTGACAGTATTTATCACAACTCATTAGATGCCGTGTCAGATCGTGATTTTGCTTTAGAATTCTTGTCAAACGCCGCTATATTAATGATGCACCTTTCCAGAATGGCAGAAGAGTTAATTTTGTGGTCAACTTACGAATTTAATTACATTGAACTATCAGATGATTTTTCAACCGGCTCGTCAATTATGCCACAAAAAAAGAATGCCGATTTTGCTGAATTAGTTCGTGGAAAAACAGGAAGAAGCTATGGCGCATTAATGGGTCTGTTGACAACGATGAAGTCATTGCCACTAGCCTACAACAAAGATATGCAAGAGGATAAAGAGCAGGTCTTTGATATTATGGATACGGTTCTAGCCTCTGTTAAGGTGTTTACGGGTATGCTAAGTGGCTTGACGGTTCATAAAGAGCGTATGCTGGCCACAACACAAGATGATTTTTCGAATGCGACTGAACTAGCGGATTACTTGGCCACTAAAGGTGTACCATTCCGTGAAGCCCATGCAATTGTGGGTCAATTAGTCTTGACAGGTATTCAATCAAAAACGCCATTACAAAAAATGTCTCTGTCTGATTTGCAAGCCGTAGCCCCACAAATAGAAGAAGACATTTACGACAAACTACAATCTGAAACAGCAGTTAACCGACGCACTTCGTTAGGCGGTACGGCTGTTGAAAATGTTAAAAAAGAAATTGTAAGAAATAAAAAAGTTTTGGAGGCAAGGTAA